One window from the genome of Candidatus Chlorohelix allophototropha encodes:
- a CDS encoding SRPBCC domain-containing protein, whose protein sequence is MSESTTLVTIIAAAPREIYEAWLDSAGHSRMTGSHAIINPVVGGKFSAWDGYIEGTTLELQPYSRIVQAWRTSEFPPESKDSHLEILLKEVGEDKTEITVVHTEIPDGQAAEYRQGWEDYYFKPMLEYFGDE, encoded by the coding sequence ATGTCAGAATCTACAACTTTAGTTACAATTATCGCCGCTGCCCCACGCGAGATATACGAAGCATGGCTGGATAGCGCCGGACATAGCCGGATGACCGGAAGCCACGCTATAATTAATCCGGTGGTAGGAGGCAAATTCAGTGCGTGGGATGGGTATATTGAAGGCACAACCCTTGAGTTACAACCATACTCGCGTATTGTACAAGCGTGGCGTACCAGCGAATTCCCGCCTGAGAGCAAGGATTCACATCTGGAAATCTTATTAAAAGAAGTGGGCGAAGATAAAACCGAAATTACGGTGGTACATACCGAAATTCCTGACGGTCAAGCCGCCGAATATCGGCAAGGTTGGGAAGACTATTATTTCAAACCTATGCTGGAATACTTTGGTGATGAGTGA
- a CDS encoding class II aldolase/adducin family protein, whose amino-acid sequence MLFNYLDKYLGVAEEVVNTARYMFRTGLAHGTAGNVSARLSGGEGLLITPAGKNYGALSPEELCFVDWQGKVFSGNPGPSSELPLHLAAYFSRPDCKAVVHNHSTYASVLAVTRTDLPVIMDELTMVIGGGVKVAKYGFPGTQELALNFVEALGDKQAAILANHGMVAIGANLREAMVVCETVERVSRVFVEASRFGRVINIPDESYEHQRADFLRKKAHEKVQEAGVI is encoded by the coding sequence ATGCTTTTTAACTATCTGGATAAATACCTCGGAGTGGCTGAAGAAGTGGTAAATACGGCGCGCTACATGTTCAGAACAGGGCTGGCACACGGCACAGCCGGAAATGTGAGCGCGAGGCTCTCCGGGGGAGAAGGCTTGCTCATCACACCCGCCGGGAAAAATTACGGAGCGCTTTCTCCTGAAGAATTGTGCTTTGTGGATTGGCAAGGTAAGGTTTTCAGCGGCAACCCCGGCCCTTCTAGCGAACTGCCGCTACATCTCGCCGCCTATTTCAGTCGTCCCGATTGCAAAGCGGTGGTACACAACCACAGCACCTATGCCAGCGTGCTAGCAGTTACCCGCACCGACCTCCCCGTAATTATGGACGAGTTGACGATGGTAATAGGCGGGGGCGTAAAAGTAGCTAAATACGGCTTTCCCGGCACTCAGGAACTGGCGTTAAATTTTGTAGAAGCGTTGGGCGACAAGCAAGCAGCGATTCTGGCTAATCACGGCATGGTAGCAATCGGGGCGAACCTACGCGAAGCAATGGTAGTATGCGAAACAGTTGAGCGGGTTTCGCGGGTTTTCGTAGAAGCCTCGCGCTTTGGCAGGGTAATCAACATCCCGGATGAATCCTACGAACATCAAAGAGCGGATTTTCTGAGGAAAAAAGCCCACGAAAAGGTGCAAGAAGCCGGGGTAATCTAA
- a CDS encoding acetyl-CoA C-acetyltransferase: MANEAVILDGARTVFGSFGGSLKDISATELGVLAAKEAIKRSGVEASELDNVVYGNVLQTSSDAIYLARHVGLKAGLPIETPALTVNRLCGSGAQAIVNVAQSILLGESQVALAGGAENMSQAPHVVRGARWGFGFGANTAFEDSLWTALVDSYTGQGMAITAENLAAQYNLSRQFQDEYALRSHKAAQNATEKGILAEEIVAIEIKDKKGNVKRIERDEGIRPDASLEALGKLPARFIKENGTVTAGNASGITDGAAAVVVSSGDYARQHGLKPLGRIVSWGVVGVEPHIMGIGPAPAIRLALKRADLKLDDIDLIEVNEAFAAQCCAVEKDLGIKRERYNVNGGAIALGHPLGASGARVTLTVLYELRRRGGRYGIASACIGGGQGIAVIVENLQR, encoded by the coding sequence ATGGCGAACGAGGCGGTTATTCTGGATGGGGCGCGTACCGTTTTTGGCAGTTTTGGTGGCAGCCTTAAAGATATTTCTGCTACTGAGTTAGGGGTTTTAGCCGCGAAAGAAGCCATCAAGCGCAGTGGAGTTGAGGCAAGCGAACTAGATAATGTAGTTTACGGAAATGTACTGCAAACCAGCAGCGACGCTATTTACTTGGCGCGACATGTTGGCTTGAAAGCAGGCTTGCCCATCGAAACCCCCGCCCTTACCGTCAACCGACTATGTGGTAGTGGCGCACAGGCAATCGTGAATGTCGCACAATCCATACTTTTAGGTGAAAGCCAAGTGGCTCTGGCAGGTGGCGCAGAAAATATGAGCCAAGCGCCGCATGTGGTGCGTGGAGCACGTTGGGGTTTTGGGTTCGGCGCGAACACTGCTTTTGAAGATTCGCTGTGGACGGCGTTGGTAGATAGTTACACCGGACAGGGCATGGCGATTACTGCCGAGAATCTTGCCGCCCAATACAACTTAAGTCGCCAGTTTCAGGATGAATACGCCTTGCGTAGTCATAAAGCCGCCCAGAATGCCACCGAAAAAGGGATACTCGCCGAAGAAATCGTGGCAATTGAAATCAAGGACAAAAAGGGAAACGTAAAGCGCATCGAACGCGATGAAGGTATCCGCCCTGATGCCAGCCTTGAAGCGTTGGGCAAATTACCTGCGCGATTTATCAAGGAAAACGGCACGGTTACAGCGGGCAATGCCAGCGGTATAACCGACGGAGCGGCAGCGGTAGTGGTTAGCAGTGGAGATTATGCGCGACAGCATGGCTTGAAACCATTGGGTCGAATCGTAAGTTGGGGCGTTGTAGGGGTTGAGCCGCACATTATGGGTATTGGTCCAGCGCCCGCTATTCGGCTTGCTTTGAAACGAGCTGACCTCAAGTTGGACGACATTGATCTGATAGAGGTAAACGAGGCTTTCGCGGCGCAATGTTGTGCAGTCGAAAAAGATTTGGGCATCAAACGCGAACGATACAACGTAAATGGCGGCGCAATTGCGCTAGGTCATCCGCTTGGCGCGAGTGGCGCACGTGTCACCCTAACGGTGCTGTACGAATTGCGCAGGCGTGGTGGTCGCTATGGTATCGCCAGCGCATGTATTGGAGGCGGTCAGGGTATCGCTGTAATTGTAGAAAACCTGCAACGCTAA